The region AGGAGCGCATCGGGTCGGAGGCGCGCAGCCGCGGTACGTGGCGGCGCTGGGTCTCCTTGGTCTCGGGGTCCGCGATCCGGAAGCTGATGATGCCGAGCTCGGGGTCGGCCGCGAAGGCCCGGCGGCACAGCTCGGCGGTGTCGTGGGTGGCGAGGAGGCCGTCGTCGTCGAGGAAGAGCAGGATGTCGACGTCCGTGCCACCGGGGCCGAAGGCCTCGATGCCCACGTTGCGGCCGCCGGGTATGCCGAGGTTCTCGGGCAGCTCGACGGTGCGCACGCTGCCGGGGACGTCCGGGACGGGCGAGCCGTTGCCGACCACGACCACCTCGACCCGGTCGCCGTCCTGCTTGGCGACGGAGTCCAGCAGGGCTCGGAGTTCGTCGGGGCGGTTGCCCATCGTGATGATGACCGCGCCGACCTTCATCGCCGTACTCACTTCAGCCTGCTGGAGGCGAGGATGGACACGAGGTGCAGCACGGTCTGGAGGATGGCGATGCCGGCCAGGACCGCGACGCCGAGGCGGGTGAAGAACAGGTCCCCGCGCACCGAGTCCACGATGGCCAGCACCAGGATCAGCAGGGACGCCTCGATCCCGAGGACCAGCCGGTGGAACTTCAGCGCGGCGGCGGCCTTGCGGGCCAGCGCCATGCCGGAGGAGCGCGGCTCGGACGCCGACTCCTTGACCGGCGGCAGCCCGCCCTGGTGGCGGGCGACGCCGACGAGGTCGGTCTCGGCCTTGATCAGGATCGCGCCGAGGGCCGCCAGGGTGCCGAGGAAGGCCCAGAGCCAGTCGATCCGCCCGGAACCCCAGGGGTCGGCGGCGCGCAGGCCGAAGCCGACGAGTACCGCGGCGTCGGTCAGATAGGCACCGACCCGGTCCAGGTAGACCCCGCCGAGCGAGAACTGCTTCTTCCAGCGCGCTATCTCACCGTCGACACAGTCGAGCAGCAGGTAGAGCTGGACCATGATCACACCGAGCACGGCGCCCGGGATGCCCGGCACCAGCAGGGCCGGGGCGGCGAGCACGCCGAAGACAGTCATCAGGTACGTGAGCTGGTTGGGCGTGATCCTGGTGTTCACCAGGTAGCGGTCGCAGCGCAGCGAGATCTCTCGCATGTACAGGCGTCCCGCCCAATGCTCACCGCTGCGCCGGTCCTTCACCCCTGCGGGATGAACGACGGGGCGGAGTTCAGCTACTGATGGCCTTGGCATAGTCGGAGTAGATGTCCTTGATCTGGTTGGTTTTCAGGTCGAGGTGTTCGAGGATCGTGTAGCGGCCCGGCCGGGTCTGTGGAGCGAACTCCACGACCTGCACGAACTCGTCCACGGTGAACCCGATCTCCTCGGGCAGTACCGGCAGCCCGTGCCGGTGCAGCACCTCGGCCATGTACGCCGACTGCTCGTGCGCCCCCCGCAGGTACATCGCGAAGGCCGCGCCCAGACCGCACTGCTCGCCGTGGCTCGCCGCGCGCTTGGGGAAGAGGAGGTCGAAGGCGTGGTTGATCTCGTGGCAGGCGCCCGACGAGGGCCGTGAGTCGCCCGACACCGACATGGCGATCCCGCTGAGGACCAGTGCCTCGGCGAGCACCTGAAGGAAGTCGTTGTCGCCGATGCCGCCGGGGTGGCGCAGTACGGCCTCTCCGGCCTGGCGTGCCATCGCGGCCGCGAGACCGTCGATCTTCTCGCCGTTGACACGGTTGGCCAGCTCCCAGTCCGCGATCGCGGAGATGTTGGAGACGGCGTCGCCGATGCCGGAGCGCACGAACCGTACGGGCGCGTCGCGGATCACATCGAGGTCGATGACGACCGCGATCGGGTTCGGCACACCGTAGGAGCCACGGCCCGCGTCGTTGTCGAGGGTCGCGACGGGCGAGCACAGGCCGTCGTGCGCGAGGTTGGTGGGCACGGCGACCAGCGGGAGCCCGACGCGCGCCGCGGCGAACTTCGCGCAGTCGATGATCTTGCCGCCGCCCAGGCCCACGACCGCGTCGTAGTGCCCGGCCTTGATGGCACCGGCCAGCCGGATCGCGTCGTCGAGGGTGCCGCCGCCGACCTCGTACCAGGTGGCGCCCGGCAGCGCCGGGGCGATCCGCTCGCGCAGCCTCGCGCCGGAGCCGTTGCTCACCGCGACGGCCAGCTTCCCGGAGTGCGAGATCCGCTGGTCGGAGAGCACGCTCGCCAGGTCGTCCAGGGCACCCGGGCGGATGTCGACGACGACTGGCGAGGGAATGAGCCTTGTCAGTACTGGCACGCGATCTCCCGTCCCTTGGCGAGGTCGTCGTGGTTGTCGATCTCGACCCACTTGACGTCACCGATCGGCGCCACGTCGATCTTGAAGCCGCGGTTGACGAGCTCCTGGTAGCCGTGCTCGTAGAACTGCTGCGGGTCCGTCTCCCACACCGTCTTCAGGGCGTCGGCCAGGTCGGCGGCGGCGTCGCCCTCGATGAGGGTGACGCCGATGTACTCGCCGGTGGCCTCGGTGGGCTCCATCAGCTTGGTGATCT is a window of Streptomyces mirabilis DNA encoding:
- a CDS encoding CDP-alcohol phosphatidyltransferase family protein codes for the protein MPRPSVAELRPVVHPAGVKDRRSGEHWAGRLYMREISLRCDRYLVNTRITPNQLTYLMTVFGVLAAPALLVPGIPGAVLGVIMVQLYLLLDCVDGEIARWKKQFSLGGVYLDRVGAYLTDAAVLVGFGLRAADPWGSGRIDWLWAFLGTLAALGAILIKAETDLVGVARHQGGLPPVKESASEPRSSGMALARKAAAALKFHRLVLGIEASLLILVLAIVDSVRGDLFFTRLGVAVLAGIAILQTVLHLVSILASSRLK
- a CDS encoding iron-containing alcohol dehydrogenase family protein, whose translation is MPVLTRLIPSPVVVDIRPGALDDLASVLSDQRISHSGKLAVAVSNGSGARLRERIAPALPGATWYEVGGGTLDDAIRLAGAIKAGHYDAVVGLGGGKIIDCAKFAAARVGLPLVAVPTNLAHDGLCSPVATLDNDAGRGSYGVPNPIAVVIDLDVIRDAPVRFVRSGIGDAVSNISAIADWELANRVNGEKIDGLAAAMARQAGEAVLRHPGGIGDNDFLQVLAEALVLSGIAMSVSGDSRPSSGACHEINHAFDLLFPKRAASHGEQCGLGAAFAMYLRGAHEQSAYMAEVLHRHGLPVLPEEIGFTVDEFVQVVEFAPQTRPGRYTILEHLDLKTNQIKDIYSDYAKAISS